One stretch of Scleropages formosus unplaced genomic scaffold, fSclFor1.1, whole genome shotgun sequence DNA includes these proteins:
- the LOC114909806 gene encoding protein shisa-6-like, with product STRMNSILTSQTEPYDLSFSRSFQSLSHLPPSYESAVKSDLSKYSSLKRLTDKDVDEYYSRKRHLPDLAARGTLPLHVIKMNQEQPAPSQRQRPRRVQRAMSQDRVLSPERGPVPEYETSPYNVSPYGGRILSDEQLLSAERLQSQDPLLSPDKMMSLKRSSFHDKSMSRALSHTDVFVPTTPVMDRYKMTKMHSHPSASNNAQNTLSMNQTASKRQAFASRRTHTVEQLHYIPGHPHHYRTASKTEVTV from the exons AGAGCACTCggatgaacagcatccttacctCACAGACGGAGCCGTACGATCTCTCCTTCTCCCGCTCCTTCCAGAGTCTGTCCCACCTGCCCCCCTCCTACGAGTCAGCAGTGAAATCAGACCTAAGTAAATACTCCTCTCTCAAGAGACTCA CTGACAAAGACGTGGACGAGTACTATTCACGCAAGAGGCATTTGCCGGACCTGGCGGCTCGCGGCACGTTGCCTCTGCACGTGATCAAGATGAACCAGGAGCAGCCGGCCCCATCGCAGCGCCAGCGACCTCGTCGCGTCCAGCGCGCCATGTCGCAGGACCGAGTGCTGTCCCCAGAGCGGGGCCCGGTGCCCGAGTACGAGACTTCCCCGTACAACGTGTCCCCCTACGGCGGCCGGATCCTTTCCGACGAGCAGCTGCTGTCGGCCGAGCGCCTGCAGTCCCAGGACCCACTGCTGTCCCCCGACAAAATGATGTCACTGAAGCGCTCCAGCTTCCATGACAAGTCCATGTCACGGGCCCTGTCCCACACTGATGTGTTCGTGCCCACCACGCCAGTTATGGACCGCTACAAGATGACAAAAATGCACTCCCATCCCAGTGCCTCAAACAATGCGCAAAACACTTTAAGTATGAACCAGACTGCCTCAAAGAGGCAGGCGTTTGCCTCCAGACGGACACACACGGTGGAGCAGCTGCACTACATCCCAGGACACCCCCACCACTACCGCACAGCAAGCAAGACCGAAGTAACTGTCTAA